The Flavobacterium sp. genome contains the following window.
AAGTCTGAATTAAATAAGGTCTCTTGAAAATGCCCGCTTTCCAAAATTTATAACTGGAAAAATCAGGTTCAATAAAAGGTTTCGTGATTATGATTTGATCAAAAATATCCCAGGAATCTCTAAAGGCTAAAGTTCCCATTCCTTTTTCAGCCATTTCTTCAAAAGGATTATAAACGCCAAATTCAGGAACGTCCGCTTTTTTTGCTTTTGTTCCCAATGCAATTTTTAAGCTTTTATTAAAAGGTCCGTCATTTAAATCTCCCATGGTTAGTACTTTCGCATTTGGATTTATTTGCTGTAAAGAATCTATAATTTTTCTGTTCAATCTTCCTGCTGCTTCCCGAAAAGGATTACTGGCTTTTTCTCCGCCAGATCTTGAAGGCCAGTGATTCACTATAATATGTATTTCTTCATCTTCTAAAAAACCGGTAACCAAAAGCTGATCTCTCGTAAAAACTCGGTTTTTAGTATCAATTTTGATTTCAACATCGCCTAAATCTTCATTGTTATTTTCCTCAAGAATTGCTTTGTTTTTGTAAATCAACAACGGAATATTTGAGTAAGAAGTAGGTCTGAAATATTTCTTTTGATACAAAAGCGCAACATCAATTCCACGTTGATCCGGCGAATCAAAATGAATGATTCCGTAATCGTATCCGGAAATCTTTTCTTGTTTTATTAAATCTTCGAGAACGCCTCTGTTTTCAATCTCGGAACAGCC
Protein-coding sequences here:
- a CDS encoding endonuclease/exonuclease/phosphatase family protein, with the protein product MQIIKFHFCLLAFFIISVSTAQSKKYIIHTAAFYNFENLFDINNDPNKNDDEWTPTGAQHWTKEKYEQKLKNLSRVIAEIGTPENSNAPVLLGCSEIENRGVLEDLIKQEKISGYDYGIIHFDSPDQRGIDVALLYQKKYFRPTSYSNIPLLIYKNKAILEENNNEDLGDVEIKIDTKNRVFTRDQLLVTGFLEDEEIHIIVNHWPSRSGGEKASNPFREAAGRLNRKIIDSLQQINPNAKVLTMGDLNDGPFNKSLKIALGTKAKKADVPEFGVYNPFEEMAEKGMGTLAFRDSWDIFDQIIITKPFIEPDFSSYKFWKAGIFKRPYLIQTSGRYKGYPLRNTLTEAGFSDHFPVYIYLIKEKL